Proteins from a single region of Candidatus Poribacteria bacterium:
- the glgP gene encoding alpha-glucan family phosphorylase, with product MKPLRQLTVVPTLPPNLEPLRELALNLWWTWDREALDLFRYLDAGLWEKTYHNPVAMLGQISQEQLDEASKNSMFLARFEVIHKKFKEYHQTSSWFETNYSDDTLENLKIAYFSMEYGLTECMPLYSGGLGVLAGDHLKSTSYLGLPFVAVGLLYQHGYFRQTLTADGWQMADYPTNDFYNMPIRPEKRLDGSPLLIEVSYPEGTAVAKVWRAQVGRVSLYLLDTNIPENQSEELRNITDYLYGGDERLRIKQEILLGIGGYRALTALGIQPTVCHMNEGHAAFLAIERIRQLMQSTGIRFEEACEATKAGNIFTTHTPVPAGIDWFPPDLVNYYFSNSYDELGVSAETFLGLGRANPTNTNSEFSPALLALRLSAMRNGVSQLHGDVSRDMWKNLWQGIPAHEIPISAITNGIHTRSWVSDDMQGLFDRYLGPHWIVELTNQAVWTQISNIPDPELWRIHERRRERLITFARQRQEQKHTLGGTLGRSSQAQLTQSNRRKETDSAAIKVLNSAALTIGFARRFATYKRATLLFQDVDRLDKILNHPERPVQLIFAGKAHPHDYEGKLLIQRIARIAAEPRFYHKIVFVENYDICVGRYLVEGVDVWLNNPLRPNEASGTSGMKAAANGALNLSIADGWWAEANHLGGGWTIDTGTASDDTKSNDEVHANAIYELLEKEIVPLFYERSAVDDVPYQWVARMKTAMQNLAPIFNTKRMVTEYAEQLYFPTHQRWSELNENEAKRSIALAHWKSHIQDHWGNLWIEEKSPNSTSLTLQNLELGVGESTTVEAIIHTDVLFPHELAVQIYHGVLDTTGEIHNGNATPMEYKADLGGGAYLFEGTLTLKQTGLHGYTVRALPYHEDLESLSELGLITWA from the coding sequence ATGAAGCCACTTCGTCAATTAACAGTGGTCCCTACGCTACCGCCGAATCTCGAACCTCTGCGTGAGCTCGCTCTAAATTTATGGTGGACTTGGGATCGTGAAGCCCTCGATCTCTTCCGCTATCTTGACGCTGGGTTGTGGGAAAAAACTTACCACAACCCAGTCGCAATGCTTGGACAGATTTCCCAAGAGCAGTTGGATGAAGCATCAAAAAACAGCATGTTTCTTGCTCGGTTTGAGGTCATCCACAAGAAGTTCAAAGAATACCATCAAACATCTTCATGGTTTGAAACAAATTACAGTGATGATACGCTCGAAAACCTGAAAATTGCTTATTTTTCTATGGAATATGGGTTAACAGAGTGTATGCCGCTCTATTCCGGTGGCTTAGGGGTCTTAGCGGGTGATCACCTGAAATCTACAAGCTATCTCGGATTGCCTTTCGTTGCAGTTGGTCTCCTCTATCAACACGGCTACTTCCGCCAAACGCTTACCGCAGACGGGTGGCAGATGGCTGATTACCCGACAAACGACTTCTATAATATGCCCATCCGACCGGAGAAACGTCTGGATGGAAGCCCACTCCTCATAGAAGTCTCATATCCAGAAGGGACTGCCGTCGCTAAGGTTTGGCGTGCCCAAGTCGGACGTGTTTCGTTATATCTCCTTGATACCAACATCCCAGAAAACCAGAGCGAGGAATTACGGAATATCACTGATTACCTGTATGGTGGCGACGAACGCCTCCGCATCAAGCAGGAAATTCTACTCGGGATCGGTGGATATCGTGCCTTAACCGCTCTCGGCATCCAACCCACCGTCTGCCACATGAATGAAGGACATGCAGCCTTCCTCGCAATTGAGCGGATCCGGCAGTTGATGCAGAGCACTGGCATCCGTTTTGAAGAAGCCTGCGAAGCCACGAAAGCCGGAAATATATTCACAACCCATACACCTGTTCCTGCTGGCATTGACTGGTTTCCACCGGATTTGGTGAATTACTATTTCAGCAACTCCTACGACGAGCTCGGCGTTTCTGCTGAAACTTTTCTCGGCCTCGGCAGAGCTAACCCAACCAACACCAACAGTGAATTCAGTCCCGCGCTCCTCGCACTCAGGCTATCGGCAATGCGTAATGGTGTGAGCCAACTGCATGGAGATGTCTCCCGCGATATGTGGAAAAACCTTTGGCAAGGCATTCCTGCCCATGAGATACCTATCAGTGCGATTACCAACGGCATTCATACTCGGTCTTGGGTCTCCGATGATATGCAGGGGCTCTTCGACAGATACCTTGGACCCCACTGGATCGTTGAACTCACAAACCAAGCCGTTTGGACGCAAATCTCAAATATACCTGATCCCGAATTATGGCGCATACATGAACGCCGACGCGAACGTCTTATCACCTTCGCCCGTCAACGGCAAGAACAGAAACACACACTCGGTGGCACTTTAGGGCGGAGCTCACAAGCCCAACTAACCCAATCTAACCGGAGAAAAGAAACTGATAGTGCAGCGATTAAAGTCCTTAATTCTGCTGCATTGACTATCGGATTCGCACGCCGATTTGCGACCTACAAGCGCGCAACGCTACTCTTTCAAGACGTAGACCGACTCGACAAGATTTTGAATCATCCTGAACGTCCCGTACAACTCATTTTTGCTGGGAAAGCGCATCCGCACGACTATGAGGGGAAACTACTCATTCAGCGTATCGCTCGTATCGCAGCAGAACCCCGCTTTTATCATAAAATCGTCTTCGTTGAGAACTACGACATTTGCGTTGGACGTTATCTCGTTGAAGGTGTCGATGTCTGGTTAAACAACCCGCTACGTCCCAACGAAGCAAGTGGCACCAGCGGTATGAAAGCCGCCGCAAACGGCGCACTCAATTTGAGTATCGCAGACGGTTGGTGGGCAGAAGCAAACCACTTAGGCGGCGGATGGACAATCGATACCGGAACGGCTTCAGACGATACAAAATCCAATGACGAAGTACATGCCAACGCTATTTATGAACTCCTTGAAAAAGAGATTGTCCCGCTCTTTTACGAGCGTAGTGCTGTTGATGATGTCCCTTATCAGTGGGTCGCACGCATGAAAACCGCAATGCAGAATCTCGCACCCATTTTCAACACGAAACGGATGGTAACCGAGTACGCCGAGCAGTTATACTTCCCAACGCACCAGCGCTGGTCGGAACTCAACGAAAACGAAGCAAAACGTAGCATCGCCTTAGCGCACTGGAAAAGCCACATTCAGGACCATTGGGGGAACCTCTGGATTGAGGAAAAATCCCCGAATAGCACATCGCTTACACTTCAAAATCTTGAATTAGGTGTGGGTGAATCCACAACAGTGGAGGCAATCATACACACCGATGTCTTATTTCCACATGAACTTGCTGTCCAAATTTATCACGGCGTGTTAGATACCACCGGCGAAATTCACAACGGCAACGCTACACCCATGGAATATAAGGCGGATCTTGGGGGTGGTGCTTATCTCTTTGAAGGAACGCTTACCTTGAAACAGACCGGATTGCACGGCTACACCGTGCGCGCCTTACCCTATCATGAAGATCTGGAATCGCTCTCTGAACTCGGTCTTATAACGTGGGCATAA
- the hisB gene encoding imidazoleglycerol-phosphate dehydratase HisB, with protein MDRTAEIARETAETQIQLRLNLDGTGTSTISTGVGFLDHMLELFAKHGFFDLEIEAKGDLHVDAHHTTEDVGICLGQAVQKAVLDKAGMRRFGSFAVPMYESLAKVDLDVCGRPYLHYETPLRDAKVGDFDVELAEEFFHGFANHSGTTLHINVPYGTNQHHIIEAIFKAVAKALHIATRLDASITGVLSTKGSL; from the coding sequence ATGGACAGAACAGCAGAAATTGCGCGTGAAACAGCAGAAACCCAGATCCAACTTCGCCTGAACCTCGACGGAACGGGCACCTCCACTATTAGCACGGGTGTTGGATTCCTCGATCACATGTTGGAGCTCTTCGCCAAGCACGGCTTCTTCGACTTGGAGATCGAAGCAAAGGGAGACCTACACGTAGACGCACACCATACCACCGAAGATGTCGGTATCTGTTTAGGACAAGCCGTCCAAAAAGCCGTCCTTGACAAAGCAGGCATGCGACGCTTCGGCAGCTTCGCTGTCCCGATGTATGAATCCCTTGCCAAAGTAGACCTTGACGTTTGTGGGCGACCCTACTTACATTATGAAACACCGCTTCGTGACGCGAAGGTCGGCGATTTCGATGTTGAACTTGCAGAGGAATTTTTTCACGGATTCGCCAACCACAGCGGCACAACCCTACACATCAACGTCCCTTACGGTACAAACCAACACCATATCATCGAAGCGATTTTCAAAGCTGTAGCGAAAGCCTTGCACATCGCTACACGTCTCGATGCGTCCATCACCGGTGTGCTATCCACTAAGGGGAGTTTATAG
- a CDS encoding glucose-1-phosphate adenylyltransferase translates to MSNGSVIAVILGGGRGTRLFPLTRDRAKPSVPIAGKFRLVDIPISNCLHSGFDRIFVLTQFNSVSLNRHIARAYRFDSYRRGFVQILAAQQTLMGDEWYQGTADAVKHNQPYILNPRFKDEHVLILAGDHLYRMDYRKMLAVHTESKADITVSVIPVKKEDTSGLGILQADRTGRIVNFVEKPQTEGELLPLRVEPEVFTSRGIQAEDREYIASMGIYIFNHEVLHEFLKDDSNVDFGQDIIPKSIKTHQVSAYFFDGYWEDIGTIRSFYHANIALTDTSPAFNFYDEQGPIYTNRRHLPSTKVNSSSVRSSILAEGSIIDDSELDRTIVGIRSIISSGSRVYQSVLMGADYYESNASQQENTQAGIPHIGIGQNCLIQNAIIDKNARIGDNSVLVNRDGLDNYDAGNYYIRDGIVIVPKDATIPPETIV, encoded by the coding sequence ATGAGTAACGGAAGCGTTATCGCGGTAATTCTTGGCGGCGGTCGTGGCACACGGCTCTTCCCACTCACCCGAGACCGCGCGAAACCCAGCGTCCCCATCGCGGGCAAATTTCGACTTGTAGATATACCAATTAGCAACTGCCTTCATTCTGGATTCGACCGCATCTTCGTCCTGACCCAATTTAACTCCGTCTCACTGAACCGACACATCGCACGAGCGTACCGATTTGATAGCTATCGACGTGGGTTTGTCCAAATTCTTGCAGCACAACAGACCCTCATGGGGGACGAGTGGTATCAGGGCACAGCCGATGCTGTTAAACATAATCAACCCTACATTCTCAATCCAAGATTCAAAGATGAACACGTCCTCATCCTTGCGGGGGATCATCTCTATCGAATGGACTACCGCAAAATGTTGGCTGTCCATACGGAATCTAAAGCCGACATTACAGTGTCCGTCATTCCAGTCAAGAAGGAAGATACCAGCGGCCTCGGTATTCTCCAAGCAGATCGCACTGGGCGCATCGTTAACTTCGTCGAAAAACCACAAACCGAAGGGGAACTGCTCCCCCTACGCGTTGAACCGGAAGTGTTTACATCGCGCGGCATTCAAGCAGAAGACCGCGAATATATCGCCTCAATGGGGATCTACATCTTTAATCACGAGGTACTCCACGAATTCCTTAAAGATGACTCGAATGTAGACTTCGGTCAGGATATCATTCCAAAAAGTATCAAAACACATCAGGTATCCGCTTACTTTTTCGACGGCTATTGGGAGGACATCGGGACGATCCGTTCGTTCTACCACGCGAACATTGCCCTTACCGATACCTCACCGGCTTTCAACTTCTACGATGAGCAAGGACCTATCTATACCAACCGCCGCCACTTACCCAGCACAAAGGTCAATAGTAGTAGCGTCCGCTCCTCAATTCTCGCTGAGGGCTCTATTATTGATGATTCGGAACTCGACAGAACAATTGTCGGCATCCGAAGTATTATCTCCAGTGGCAGCCGAGTTTATCAATCTGTACTTATGGGTGCCGACTATTATGAATCCAATGCTTCGCAACAGGAGAACACACAAGCAGGTATTCCTCACATCGGCATCGGTCAAAATTGCTTAATTCAGAACGCAATCATTGACAAAAACGCGCGAATCGGTGATAATTCCGTACTCGTCAATCGAGATGGACTTGACAATTATGATGCCGGAAACTACTATATTCGAGATGGCATTGTGATTGTCCCGAAAGATGCGACAATACCCCCCGAAACCATTGTTTAA
- a CDS encoding LamG domain-containing protein: MHRILTLLTISFSAVILSMSPHATALDTDGLVGAWLFDEGKGDTVTDSSDNGLDGKIAQGKPKWVDGKFDGAMEFGGSDMVTVPDDNALDLENFTLAAWVNIPKISGAWQIIASKETRNPTGRNYGLFGNINTGVIHYSFTTNAGWKSFDAKTAVTDGDWHHVAGTYDGSDFKLYLNGALDAQVSPGTKPDTSDNLFFIGGCDIGNYWMSGAIDEVVLYDRPLSEKEITELMEDGMSVALDVQPGGKLVTTWSQIKAHATR, translated from the coding sequence ATGCACAGAATACTAACACTTCTAACCATAAGCTTCTCTGCTGTGATACTTTCCATGTCACCGCACGCCACAGCACTGGATACAGACGGACTTGTCGGGGCATGGTTGTTTGATGAAGGCAAAGGGGACACTGTCACCGATTCCTCTGATAATGGACTGGATGGCAAAATCGCACAAGGAAAACCGAAATGGGTTGATGGGAAATTTGACGGTGCGATGGAGTTCGGCGGCTCCGATATGGTGACGGTCCCCGATGATAATGCACTTGACCTTGAGAACTTCACGCTTGCTGCATGGGTGAATATTCCGAAAATCTCTGGCGCATGGCAGATTATTGCCTCTAAAGAGACCCGAAATCCTACGGGTAGGAACTATGGGCTCTTTGGTAACATTAACACCGGCGTTATTCATTACTCCTTTACAACAAACGCCGGTTGGAAATCGTTTGACGCGAAGACCGCTGTCACTGATGGTGATTGGCATCACGTCGCAGGCACTTACGACGGTTCTGACTTCAAACTCTACCTTAACGGAGCGTTAGACGCACAAGTGTCGCCAGGGACGAAACCCGATACCAGCGATAATCTCTTCTTTATTGGTGGATGCGACATCGGTAACTACTGGATGTCGGGGGCTATTGACGAAGTTGTTCTCTATGACAGACCCCTGAGTGAAAAAGAAATTACCGAACTCATGGAGGATGGAATGTCAGTAGCGTTGGACGTACAGCCCGGCGGAAAACTGGTAACCACGTGGAGTCAAATTAAGGCACACGCAACTCGGTAG
- a CDS encoding phytanoyl-CoA dioxygenase family protein produces the protein MIDKNYLLSTEQMANFVADGYLRFDELIPRELNEAAHAEMEAGVIVRGRGGTVLDEVWDDDSTVGKVFRLPEVKGIIHSLVGENPLYDHHAVHIVRPQNEIGQSWHADAIIDLRMHFDIQFFYFSHDTPREMGGTMILPGSHYRRVCETDIARYQNFLGQHPVVCKAGTLLVVHHGMWHCAQPNLTDRTRYMFKLRLNPTVRQCQLWNTDDLDTAAFHGILGRNHRWYGNDVRLEIVNRIKQWRFLTGDDSFDVGYWLSRLENMPENTQAAA, from the coding sequence ATGATTGACAAAAATTATCTACTCAGTACGGAACAGATGGCGAACTTCGTCGCGGACGGTTACCTTCGTTTCGATGAACTCATCCCCCGCGAATTGAATGAAGCCGCACATGCAGAAATGGAAGCCGGTGTTATTGTGCGTGGACGCGGCGGCACGGTTTTAGATGAGGTGTGGGACGACGATTCAACCGTCGGCAAAGTCTTTCGACTGCCGGAAGTGAAAGGTATCATCCACAGCCTTGTTGGTGAGAATCCGCTCTACGATCATCACGCCGTTCATATCGTCCGTCCCCAGAACGAAATAGGACAAAGTTGGCACGCCGATGCGATCATCGACCTGCGGATGCATTTTGACATCCAGTTCTTTTATTTCTCGCACGACACACCGCGCGAAATGGGCGGAACGATGATTTTACCGGGAAGCCACTATCGCCGCGTCTGTGAGACGGACATCGCCCGCTACCAAAACTTCCTTGGGCAGCATCCTGTTGTCTGTAAGGCAGGCACGTTGCTCGTTGTGCATCATGGCATGTGGCACTGTGCACAACCGAATCTGACCGACCGGACGCGCTACATGTTCAAACTCCGCCTTAACCCAACGGTACGTCAGTGTCAACTCTGGAACACAGACGATCTCGATACAGCAGCTTTCCACGGCATCTTAGGGAGAAATCACAGATGGTACGGGAACGATGTCAGGCTTGAAATCGTCAATCGGATCAAGCAGTGGCGTTTCCTTACGGGTGATGATTCCTTCGATGTCGGCTACTGGCTCTCTCGACTCGAAAACATGCCAGAGAATACGCAAGCGGCAGCGTAG